From the Lathyrus oleraceus cultivar Zhongwan6 chromosome 4, CAAS_Psat_ZW6_1.0, whole genome shotgun sequence genome, one window contains:
- the LOC127138772 gene encoding uncharacterized protein LOC127138772: MATVKKKVIAICQSGGEFVSNTDGSLSYNGGDAYAIDIDQDTILSDFKSEIAEMFNCNVDTMSIKYFLPGNKRTLITVSKDKDLQRMVSFLGDATTVDVFVLTEEVAARNTSNMPASRSSRTTVSEAVVPDVLPINIAAVDAAQSIEQVEIDVANEAPAQSLCSGANDDKPHRAAQQWENTITGVDQRFNSFSEFREALHKYSIAHGFAYRYKKNDSHRVTVKCKSQGCPWRIYASKLSTTQLICIKKMNRNHTCEGSAVKAGYRATRGWVGSIIKEKLKASPNYKPKDIADDIKREYGIQLNYSQAWRAKEIAREQLQGSYKEAYTQLPFFCEKIKETNPGSFATFTTKEDSSFHRLFVSFHASLTGFLQACRPLIFLDRTPLNSKYQGELLAAISVDGNDGIFPVAFAVVDAETEDNWHWFLQELKSALSTSEQITFVSDFQNGLKKSLSEIFENCYHGYCLRHLADKLNRDLKGQFSHEARRFMVNDFYAAAYASKPEVFERSIENIKGISPEAYNWVIQSEPEHWSNAFFNGTRYNHMTSNFGQQFYSWVSEAHELPITQMIDVLRGNMMETFSMRREESNQWITKLTPSKEEMIQKEASDARSLQVLLSQGTTFEVCGESVEMVDIDNWDCSCRRWKLNGLPCCHAIAVFDCVGRDLYDYCSRYFTVENYRLTYAESIHALPDIDRPVQVEPDMTVTIVTPPPTKRPPGRPKTKQVESIDIIKRQLQCGKCKGLGHNRKTCKLP, encoded by the exons ATGGCTACAGTTAAAAAGAAAGTGATAGCTATATGTCAATCAGGAGGTGAGTTTGTGAGCAATACAGATGGATCATTGTCATACAATGGAGGTGATGCTTATGCAATTGACATTGATCAGGACACTATTTTGTCTGATTTCAAGTCTGAAATTGCTGAAATGTTTAACTGCAATGTGGACACCATGAGCATCAAGTACTTTCTTCCGGGCAATAAGAGAACACTCATTACGGTTTCCAAAGACAAGGATTTACAACGCATGGTTAGTTTTCTTGGAGATGCTACCACTGTTGATGTGTTTGTGTTAACTGAGGAAGTTGCGGCTCGAAACACTTCCAACATGCCTGCTAGTAG GTCAAGTAGGACAACTGTGTCAGAAGCTGTTGTTCCTGATGTTCTCCCTATTAATATAGCAGCTGTTGATGCAGCCCAATCCATTGAACAAGTTGAGATAGATGTAGCTAATGAAGCCCCTGCTCAATCTCTTTGTTCTGGGGCCAATGATGATAAGCCTCATAGAGCAGCACAGCAGTGGGAAAATACCATCACTGGTGTCGACCAAAGGTTTAATAGTTTTAGTGAATTCCGAGAGGCATTGCATAAATACTCTATTGCGCATGGTTTTGCTTACAGATATAAAAAAAACGATAGTCATCGTGTCACGGTCAAATGTAAATCTCAGGGCTGTCCCTGGAGAATATATGCATCGAAGTTGTCTACCACTCAGTTGATTTGCATCAAGAAAATGAACAGAAATCATACTTGTGAAGGATCAGCTGTCAAAGCTGGGTATCGTGCAACTAGAGGTTGGGTGGGAAGTATTATAAAAGAGAAATTGAAAGCTTCACCCAATTACAAGCCAAAGGATATTGCAGATGACATAAAGCGCGAGTATGGGATACAGTTAAATTATTCTCAAGCATGGCGTGCAAAAGAAATTGCTAGAGAACAACTTCAAGGCTCCTATAAAGAAGCATATACTCAATTGCCATTCTTCTGTGAGAAGATAAAAGAGACAAATCCAGGTAGTTTTGCAACATTCACGACGAAAGAGGACTCAAGTTTCCATCGTCTTTTTGTATCATTCCATGCCTCATTAACTGGTTTCCTGCAAGCCTGCCGCCCTCTCATTTTCCTTGACAGAACTCCTTTGAACTCAAAGTATCAAGGAGAATTATTAGCTGCAATTTCTGTCGATGGAAATGATGGCATTTTTCCTGTAGCCTTTGCTGTTGTAGATGCCGAAACTGAAGACAACTGGCATTGGTTTCTGCAGGAGCTGAAATCAGCTTTATCAACATCTGAGCAGATTACATTTGTTTCAGATTTTCAGAATGGGCTAAAAAAGTCATTGTCTGAAATATTTGAAAACTGCTACCATGGCTATTGTTTACGTCACCTTGCTGACAAACTGAACAGAGACTTGAAGGGGCAATTCTCTCATGAAGCCAGACGTTTCATGGTTAATGATTTTTATGCCGCTGCATACGCATCCAAACCAGAAGTTTTTGAACGTAGTATTGAGAATATAAAAGGTATTTCTCCTGAAGCCTACAACTGGGTCATACAAAGTGAGCCAGAGCACTGGTCCAATGCATTCTTCAATGGAACTAGGTATAATCATATGACATCAAATTTCGGACAGCAATTTTACAGTTGGGTCTCAGAGGCGCACGAGTTGCCAATTACTCAAATGATTGATGTATTACGAGGTAATATGATGGAAACATTTAGCATGCGACGCGAGGAGTCTAATCAATGGATAACAAAATTGACACCTTCCAAGGAGGAAATGATCCAAAAGGAAGCGTCAGATGCTCGCTCACTACAAGTGTTGCTCTCACAAGGTACCACATTTGAGGTCTGTGGAGAATCTGTTGAAATGGTCGATATTGATAATTGGGATTGTAGCTGCAGGAGATGGAAACTTAATGGCCTTCCTTGCTGCCATGCTATTGCTGTCTTTGACTGTGTTGGTAGGGACCTATATGATTATTGTTCCAGATACTTCACAGTTGAGAATTACAGATTAACATATGCAGAATCAATTCACGCTCTTCCGGATATTGACAGACCAGTCCAGGTTGAACCGGATATGACAGTTACCATAGTAACCCCTCCACCAACTAAGCGGCCTCCTGGCCGGCCAAAAACAAAGCAGGTTGAATCGATAGACATAATTAAACGTCAGCTTCAATGTGGCAAATGCAAAGGGCTTGGCCACAATCGGAAGACGTGCAAACTTCCCTAG
- the LOC127138773 gene encoding late embryogenesis abundant protein At3g53040, with the protein MVMATRVVLVTFMLLLFAINCNSSSVGHTPSKEEEAHDFQDVKAKTMETANKASETGKEGKEAAETWTGWAKEKLTEGLGFKDKDSTPHKASDCASDTAQKTKDCASETAQKSKETAKKASDQAQDAAEKTKKNAWDASQKIRDYATDAAGKTKHCTGDATEKTGCYYTDDAPEDTRDFAGEALHKAKEYATDAAQKAAQKAKEYVTGAAHKSQEYANDATEKTKDAAYKTKDYAGDAAGKAKEYASDATEKTKDAAYKTKDYAGDAAYNAAKKTKEYAGDAAEKSKDAAYKTNDYTAEKAKEYASDSAEKTKGAAQKAKDYAGDATQKTKEYAGDAAQKTKDAAYKTKDYVGDAAYKSKDYAGDAAQKAKDYANDAAYKSKEYANDASYKSKDDAAQRIKEASEYANDAAQRTKEASEYATDSAQKNAASGAGEYSAEKAAKSQNLKDKLGGKRGDDEL; encoded by the exons ATGGTGATGGCTACCAGGGTTGTTTTGGTGACATTTATGTTACTTCTGTTTGCCATTAACTGTAATTCTTCTAGTGTTGGTCACACGCCTTCAAAAGAAGAGGAAGCTCATGATTTTCAAGATGTGAAAGCCAAGACCATGGAAACTGCCAACAAAGCATCTGAAACGGGAAAGGAAGGGAAAGAAGCCGCAGAAACATGGACTGGATGGGCCAAAGAGAAACTCACTGAAGGACTTGGCTTCAAAGATAAGGATAGCACCCCTCACAAAGCATCTGACTGTGCTTCAGACACTGCACAGAAAACCAAAGATTGTGCAAGTGAAACTGCACAAAAATCCAAGGAAACTGCTAAAAAAGCCTCCGATCAAGCCCAGGATGCTGCTGAGAAAACCAAAAAAAATGCTTGGGATGCTTCTCAAAAGATAAGAGATTATGCCACTGATGCTGCTGGCAAGACCAAACATTGTACCGGTGATGCTACTGAGAAAACTGGTTGTTATTATACTGATGATGCTCCAGAGGACACCAGAGACTTTGCTGGTGAAGCTTTGCATAAGGCTAAAGAATATGCCACTGATGCTGCACAAAAAGCTGCACAGAAGGCCAAAGAATATGTCACTGGTGCCGCGCATAAGTCTCAAGAGTATGCAAATGACGCCACAGAGAAGACCAAAGATGCAGCATATAAGACTAAAGATTATGCTGGTGATGCTGCAGGGAAGGCCAAAGAGTATGCAAGTGACGCCACAGAGAAGACCAAAGATGCAGCATATAAGACTAAAGATTATGCTGGTGATGCAGCATACAATGCTGCAAAGAAGACTAAAGAGTATGCAGGTGATGCAGCGGAGAAGTCCAAAGATGCAGCATACAAGACAAACGACTATACTGCAGAAAAGGCGAAAGAGTATGCAAGTGATTCTGCAGAGAAGACAAAAGGTGCTGCCCAGAAGGCCAAAGATTATGCTGGTGATGCTACACAGAAGACCAAAGAATATGCTGGTGATGCTGCACAGAAAACCAAAGATGCTGCATATAAGACCAAAGACTATGTAGGTGATGCAGCATATAAATCAAAAGATTATGCAGGTGATGCTGCACAGAAGGCCAAAGATTATGCCAATGATGCAGCATACAAGTCAAAAGAGTATGCCAATGATGCTTCATACAAGTCCAAAGACGATGCTGCTCAGAGGATCAAAGAGGCTTCTGAATATGCAAATGATGCTGCTCAGAGAACCAAAGAGGCTTCTGAATATGCAACTGATAGTGCTCAGAAAAACGCAGCATCTG GGGCAGGGGAATACAGTGCTGAGAAGGCAGCTAAATCACAAAATCTGAAAGATAAATTGGGTGGAAAACGTGGAGATGATGAGCTTTGA